In the genome of Candidatus Moraniibacteriota bacterium, one region contains:
- the recQ gene encoding DNA helicase RecQ, which yields MSTPLHILKTQFGFESFREHQEAIIEAVLAGKDAFVLMPTGGGKSLCYQIPALLLPHVTVVVSPLIALMKDQVEVLRVAGVAAEYLNSSLSMDEQDRVLASLARGKTKLLYIAPERLFGASSLVPFLQEVGVSLFAVDEAHCISSWGHDFRPEYRFLSDLKKFFSGTPTLALTATADNLTSRDIIERLALRSPVCFQSSFDRPNIRYAIEPKAKSFDRLLRYLSARRGDSGIIYTLSRKSADSVAKRLADAGFSALPYHAGLDAAVRDRHQQKFLRDETKIVVATIAFGMGINKSNVRFVVHMDLPKNIESYYQETGRAGRDGLPSEALLFYSPADVRKLARFAKVDGNEEQSAVMLRKLKQLADLCEASVCRRHLLLRYFGESSPQSCDACDVCLSEQTTFDGTLIAQKLLSAVFRLHERFGLGYTIDVLRGSKSEKIRPEHRVLKTFGAGADISRELWFRYAKDLIALGFLRQAGEPYPTLSLTEKSAAVLRGEIRVMLTALADNTKREVKSEAPEYEATLFDQLKALRTEYARKENVPPYIIFSDATLLELATFLPTNISELPRISGFGEVKTRRYGKAFLNVVAKYCAEHNLLSRMSEKVSARSRRSRRR from the coding sequence ATGTCGACGCCGCTTCATATATTGAAAACACAATTCGGATTCGAATCGTTCCGAGAACATCAGGAAGCGATTATCGAAGCGGTACTCGCAGGGAAAGATGCGTTCGTCCTTATGCCGACCGGAGGAGGAAAGTCTCTCTGCTATCAAATCCCGGCGCTTTTATTGCCTCACGTCACTGTGGTAGTGTCACCACTCATTGCGCTTATGAAGGATCAGGTGGAGGTGCTTCGGGTGGCGGGTGTTGCGGCGGAATATCTCAATTCCTCGCTTTCGATGGATGAGCAAGATCGTGTACTTGCTTCGCTTGCGCGCGGGAAGACGAAACTTCTCTATATCGCTCCCGAGCGGCTCTTTGGCGCGTCATCACTTGTGCCGTTTTTGCAAGAAGTGGGCGTGTCGCTCTTTGCGGTTGATGAGGCGCATTGTATTTCGTCATGGGGACATGATTTCCGTCCGGAATACCGATTTCTCTCCGATCTCAAAAAATTTTTCTCTGGAACGCCGACTCTCGCGCTCACGGCTACAGCAGACAATCTCACGAGTCGAGATATCATTGAGCGGTTGGCGCTCCGGTCGCCCGTCTGCTTTCAGTCGAGCTTTGATCGTCCGAATATCCGCTACGCTATCGAACCAAAAGCGAAGAGCTTCGATCGTCTGCTCCGCTATCTCTCTGCTCGGCGCGGTGACTCCGGCATCATCTACACGCTTTCGAGAAAGTCGGCTGACAGTGTGGCGAAGCGCTTGGCTGATGCGGGGTTCTCGGCGCTTCCGTATCATGCAGGGCTCGATGCGGCCGTGCGCGACCGTCATCAACAGAAGTTCTTGCGCGACGAGACCAAGATTGTCGTGGCAACTATCGCTTTTGGTATGGGGATAAATAAATCCAATGTGCGCTTTGTGGTGCATATGGATCTCCCCAAGAATATCGAAAGTTACTATCAGGAAACGGGCCGGGCAGGCCGGGATGGATTGCCGAGCGAGGCGCTTCTTTTTTACTCTCCGGCGGATGTGCGGAAGCTCGCGCGATTTGCAAAAGTTGATGGAAACGAGGAGCAATCGGCGGTGATGCTTCGTAAACTCAAACAGCTGGCGGATTTATGCGAGGCGTCCGTCTGTCGTCGTCACCTCCTTCTGCGGTATTTCGGCGAATCATCTCCTCAGTCATGCGACGCTTGCGATGTATGCCTTTCTGAACAGACGACTTTTGACGGTACGCTCATTGCGCAAAAACTACTCTCGGCGGTGTTTCGTCTTCATGAGCGGTTCGGCTTGGGCTATACGATCGATGTGCTTCGCGGTTCGAAGTCTGAGAAGATTCGTCCTGAACATCGTGTCCTGAAGACATTTGGTGCGGGCGCTGATATCTCTCGCGAGCTTTGGTTCCGATATGCGAAGGATCTTATCGCGCTTGGGTTCCTCAGGCAAGCGGGCGAGCCATATCCGACACTTTCTCTTACCGAGAAGAGCGCGGCCGTGCTTCGTGGCGAGATACGAGTGATGCTTACTGCATTGGCTGATAATACAAAGAGGGAGGTGAAATCGGAGGCTCCTGAGTATGAAGCGACATTATTCGATCAGCTCAAAGCGCTTCGCACGGAATATGCTCGCAAGGAAAATGTCCCACCCTATATCATTTTCTCTGACGCAACGCTTCTCGAATTGGCGACTTTTCTTCCGACAAATATATCGGAACTGCCTCGCATTTCAGGTTTTGGCGAAGTAAAAACGCGTCGATATGGAAAAGCATTTCTCAACGTTGTTGCGAAGTATTGCGCAGAACACAACCTTTTATCAAGGATGTCGGAGAAGGTATCTGCTCGCTCGCGTCGAAGTCGAAGAAGATAG
- a CDS encoding LamG domain-containing protein, whose translation MKLSWTRAIQWVGILAVLVFVVALRYEAPSEAGMQMNASPDSPFSQSLRGYWKLDDGTGTNATDSSGNGNTLAMTGSPSWVTGQIGPSALDFSGSGQYLSIASPSSALDFTDGASFTLTGWFNRDTFANDHTILSTKSGQSTESDGYIAYIDDATDQLIIRFDENGSTDARTFTSTSTFTATGWHSFALSWNESAPDAVLYIDGKPDGSGSGTVFASMGDLSNSNAFYIGAETDAGNPFDGKLDDIRIYGYALSAEQVKKLYNTTAPTQPVDTSLVGHWTFDGTDIQGTTAIDRSSFGNNGTITGATKTIGKLGQALSFNGTSDYVDVGTALDCSGTKTVSLWFKELGNEDTLFFSSTGGTSDYILIEFYNSDRIAVEVEDTYPSSKSRQVSGFNTDEWYHLVVTKTAGGVTGIYVNGFDEAGSGGNFSPFGGTNKTYIGRHPSGGYFEGSIDDVRIYNRTLSTTEITNLYNLGK comes from the coding sequence ATGAAACTCTCCTGGACACGCGCCATTCAATGGGTTGGCATTCTTGCGGTGTTGGTTTTTGTTGTGGCTCTTCGATATGAGGCACCGTCAGAGGCGGGCATGCAAATGAATGCCTCTCCGGACTCACCCTTCTCCCAATCCCTCCGCGGCTACTGGAAACTCGACGACGGCACTGGCACCAACGCCACGGACTCAAGTGGCAATGGGAACACTCTTGCCATGACTGGATCCCCAAGTTGGGTGACCGGACAAATTGGTCCCTCCGCCCTCGACTTCTCCGGAAGTGGACAGTATCTCTCCATCGCCTCTCCCTCAAGCGCTCTCGACTTTACCGATGGAGCGAGCTTTACATTGACCGGCTGGTTCAATAGAGACACATTTGCCAATGATCACACCATCCTCTCCACCAAGAGCGGACAGTCTACTGAAAGTGATGGCTACATCGCATATATTGACGATGCAACGGATCAGCTTATCATTCGCTTTGATGAAAATGGATCAACCGATGCAAGAACGTTTACATCCACATCCACCTTTACGGCTACCGGTTGGCATAGCTTTGCTCTCTCTTGGAATGAAAGCGCTCCCGATGCCGTTCTCTATATCGATGGTAAACCCGATGGGTCAGGAAGCGGAACCGTCTTTGCCAGTATGGGAGATCTTTCCAACTCAAATGCTTTCTACATTGGTGCTGAAACCGATGCTGGGAATCCTTTCGATGGCAAACTCGATGATATCCGTATCTATGGTTATGCCCTCAGTGCTGAGCAGGTGAAGAAACTGTACAACACCACCGCTCCCACCCAACCCGTTGATACAAGCTTAGTAGGACACTGGACCTTTGATGGGACGGATATACAGGGGACCACCGCAATTGATAGAAGCAGCTTTGGGAATAACGGGACGATAACGGGAGCAACGAAGACTATTGGGAAGTTGGGTCAGGCACTCAGTTTTAATGGGACGAGTGATTATGTGGATGTAGGAACAGCGCTAGATTGTAGCGGCACCAAAACAGTCAGTCTTTGGTTTAAAGAACTTGGCAATGAAGATACGCTCTTTTTCTCATCGACAGGTGGAACGAGCGACTATATTTTAATTGAGTTCTATAATTCAGATAGGATAGCAGTCGAGGTGGAAGATACATATCCAAGTTCAAAAAGCAGGCAAGTGAGTGGATTTAATACGGATGAATGGTATCATCTCGTTGTAACCAAAACAGCAGGAGGTGTTACTGGTATTTATGTTAATGGTTTTGATGAAGCTGGATCTGGAGGTAATTTCTCACCGTTTGGAGGAACGAACAAAACATATATCGGCAGACATCCAAGCGGAGGATATTTTGAAGGATCAATTGACGATGTACGCATCTACAATCGCACGCTTTCCACAACGGAAATCACAAATTTGTATAATTTGGGGAAATAG
- a CDS encoding fibronectin type III domain-containing protein, whose protein sequence is MRRKVFLSSMGVLMSFFLVQEATASPSISSVSGTWNHKSTITVSGLGFGTKATVAPIVWDDASGSNILNNWSGAWPTSAAGSSQMNYYLPMRGVALPHNNITKYIAGCISGGGADTGNNADLFKTISNVQFPSYMYVSWYHRADPAWVFTGSEHNYKLFDWSIGTEPMGSDNWYFEYNPPPLNNTPTGSDPFNDPNYHTNNNGGMGMFSTWGDYAYKPMNGWVKLELEIRFDRTASGYVKAWENGKQVFNNSGVTDATSGSQRTVTVGGYTMPRSSNQWMYFADVYIDTARQRIVLANNPNINNATIKEVQIPSAWNDTSISLSSNLGKFTSGQTAYLFVYDSTGTPNTTGYPVTIGGGGGGDTTPPTSPTNLVANATSQSSITVSWTAATDNIGVAGYQVEHCSPSGCSTFTQVGTPTSSPFIDSGLTANAFYNYHVRAVDAAGNTSGWSNVVGATTQAASQTPTISLSANPTSITSGQSSTLTWSSTNATSCTASGSWSGTKATSGTQSVSPATTSTYTLTCTGTGGATNQSATVTVGSGGSNVSMNECSTMQNGWIFCNDFDTNVTTDTQRRAQWDDYDGATDVNFPQDNGPSQNSSNHVAQFLIPQNASAGADLVKVFGSSYQKLYLRYYTKYATGFPFTMGNHGGGLTAGDRAHLATSGYRPGDPATPSGSDEWADFRVQYNKGSNPIPYAYSYNVGMYQDCPSSGSCFGDSYPCVYDSGQSYCTKAVDRPTATMPTITAGNWHCVEETVDMGTAGQSNGTFQLTWDGAYAGNLVNMHFRNNANNLLHNLYLSLYSGDATHALADQRLDNIVVSTQPIGCGNTSTPDTTPPTSPTNLAANATSESSITVSWDPATDNIGVTGYQVERCLGLSCSNFTQVGTTTSSPLTDSNLTASTGYSYHVRAVDAAGNTSDWSNVVGTTTQGTPTPTSCSTVTPTNFTTSTYTGYGAPYDVFVSNTPLISTTCTSSDTHTINATLGITGDTTRIVYTKGYYYDPGISDWTSFTGTCTGALNGDWCQGSVSATLTDTDISTASASDPAYLVGMTCSIQGGTWKCGCRDTTCSTFYWQVQGAGL, encoded by the coding sequence ATGAGGAGGAAAGTATTTTTGAGTTCAATGGGAGTTTTAATGAGTTTCTTCTTGGTGCAGGAAGCAACTGCATCGCCTTCGATTTCTTCTGTTTCTGGCACATGGAATCACAAGTCCACGATCACAGTGAGTGGTTTAGGATTTGGTACGAAGGCTACCGTGGCGCCGATAGTGTGGGATGATGCATCGGGGAGTAACATTTTGAATAACTGGAGTGGCGCATGGCCGACGTCAGCGGCGGGGTCGTCGCAAATGAATTATTATTTACCAATGCGCGGAGTCGCTCTACCTCACAACAACATTACAAAATATATAGCAGGTTGTATAAGCGGTGGTGGTGCTGATACTGGCAATAATGCAGATTTATTTAAAACAATTTCAAATGTACAATTCCCGTCTTATATGTATGTTTCTTGGTATCATAGAGCTGATCCGGCATGGGTATTTACAGGAAGTGAACACAACTACAAATTGTTTGATTGGTCTATTGGAACCGAGCCGATGGGTAGTGACAACTGGTATTTCGAATATAATCCGCCGCCTTTAAACAATACACCTACCGGTTCGGATCCATTCAATGATCCGAACTATCATACCAATAACAATGGTGGTATGGGAATGTTCAGTACATGGGGTGATTATGCCTATAAACCAATGAATGGATGGGTCAAACTCGAACTTGAGATAAGATTCGACAGAACAGCATCAGGATATGTAAAAGCTTGGGAAAATGGGAAACAAGTTTTTAATAATAGTGGCGTAACAGATGCTACATCTGGATCGCAGAGAACGGTTACTGTGGGCGGATATACAATGCCGAGAAGTAGTAACCAATGGATGTATTTTGCTGACGTCTATATTGATACTGCCCGCCAGCGTATTGTCCTTGCTAACAACCCCAATATCAACAACGCCACCATTAAAGAAGTCCAGATCCCGAGCGCATGGAACGATACGTCAATCAGCCTCTCTTCCAATCTTGGTAAGTTCACGAGCGGTCAAACCGCATACCTCTTTGTCTATGACTCGACCGGCACACCAAATACAACTGGTTATCCGGTGACGATCGGCGGCGGAGGTGGTGGTGACACCACTCCTCCCACTTCTCCCACCAACCTTGTCGCAAATGCCACCAGCCAATCAAGCATTACCGTCTCTTGGACTGCTGCTACTGACAACATCGGAGTAGCAGGCTACCAAGTGGAACATTGTTCTCCTTCTGGTTGCTCCACATTTACCCAAGTAGGAACTCCAACATCTTCTCCTTTTATTGATTCAGGATTAACAGCAAATGCCTTCTACAACTACCACGTCCGTGCCGTCGATGCTGCCGGCAATACTTCAGGCTGGAGCAATGTTGTGGGAGCAACTACTCAAGCCGCTTCACAAACGCCCACCATCTCCCTCTCTGCAAACCCGACGAGTATCACCTCCGGACAATCCAGTACTCTTACTTGGAGTTCCACTAACGCCACTAGCTGTACGGCTTCCGGAAGTTGGTCTGGTACCAAAGCCACAAGCGGCACCCAGTCTGTTTCTCCCGCCACAACGAGTACCTACACCCTCACCTGTACCGGTACGGGAGGAGCGACCAATCAGAGCGCGACGGTAACGGTGGGGAGTGGAGGAAGTAATGTTTCTATGAATGAGTGCTCAACAATGCAAAATGGTTGGATTTTCTGCAATGACTTCGATACCAATGTCACCACTGATACGCAACGAAGAGCACAGTGGGATGATTATGACGGCGCGACCGACGTCAACTTCCCACAGGACAATGGACCATCGCAGAATTCCAGCAACCATGTTGCCCAATTCCTCATTCCACAGAATGCGTCTGCCGGTGCCGATCTTGTCAAAGTTTTTGGCAGTTCCTATCAGAAACTCTATCTGCGCTACTACACCAAATACGCTACTGGTTTTCCATTTACCATGGGGAATCATGGAGGAGGCTTAACCGCAGGTGATCGAGCACATCTCGCTACCTCTGGCTATCGACCTGGTGATCCAGCAACGCCAAGTGGTTCCGACGAATGGGCGGACTTTCGAGTGCAGTACAATAAGGGATCGAATCCGATTCCCTACGCTTACTCATACAATGTTGGCATGTATCAAGACTGTCCAAGCTCTGGAAGCTGCTTTGGAGATTCTTACCCGTGCGTCTATGACAGCGGCCAATCCTACTGTACAAAAGCTGTTGATCGACCAACAGCCACTATGCCGACTATTACAGCTGGTAACTGGCATTGTGTCGAGGAAACGGTTGATATGGGAACAGCGGGACAGTCAAATGGAACATTTCAGCTTACATGGGATGGCGCCTATGCAGGCAATCTGGTCAATATGCATTTCCGAAACAATGCAAACAATTTGTTACACAATCTCTACTTATCGCTCTACAGTGGTGATGCGACGCATGCTCTAGCTGATCAGCGACTCGACAATATCGTTGTCTCCACACAGCCCATTGGGTGTGGGAACACCTCCACCCCCGACACCACCCCTCCCACCAGTCCAACCAACCTCGCTGCCAATGCCACCAGTGAGTCCAGCATCACCGTCTCTTGGGACCCAGCAACCGACAACATTGGAGTCACTGGCTACCAAGTCGAACGCTGTCTTGGTCTCTCATGCTCCAACTTTACTCAAGTCGGAACTACCACAAGCTCTCCCCTTACAGACTCCAACCTGACCGCTTCTACCGGCTACTCCTACCATGTAAGAGCTGTCGATGCCGCAGGGAACACCAGTGACTGGTCTAATGTCGTCGGTACAACGACTCAAGGTACACCCACCCCCACCTCCTGCTCCACCGTCACCCCCACCAACTTCACCACCTCAACCTACACCGGCTACGGTGCTCCCTATGACGTCTTTGTGAGTAACACTCCTCTTATCTCCACCACCTGTACCAGCAGCGATACCCACACGATAAACGCTACCCTCGGTATTACCGGAGACACTACCCGTATCGTCTACACCAAAGGCTACTACTATGATCCCGGTATATCTGACTGGACCTCCTTCACCGGAACCTGTACCGGAGCCTTGAATGGAGACTGGTGCCAAGGAAGTGTCTCTGCCACTCTCACCGATACCGATATCTCTACAGCAAGCGCTTCCGATCCCGCCTACCTGGTCGGTATGACCTGTAGCATACAGGGAGGTACGTGGAAGTGCGGATGCAGAGACACAACGTGTTCTACGTTCTACTGGCAGGTGCAGGGGGCGGGACTCTGA
- a CDS encoding ParB/RepB/Spo0J family partition protein: MPQPHGLGRGLSSLIPQNQKKSEVSTGDSPQPVSSAATAQKASPFGVKMAPLQKLPPVPSETREKSVKSADQTIASGASSGVSQKQQGLSSPVFDIPAVQVENPSSPTEMSSSSVENPPVSTGEGVALSVPIGNVIPNPHQPRIQFSEEKLMELAQSIKEHGILQPLIVTRSGGNFELIAGERRLQAARIVGLSEVPVIVREAENQEKFELAIIENIQRHDLNPIEEARAYDRLSKEFQLSQESIAKKMGRSRSAIANTMRLLQLPVDIQRAVADDKISEGHAKALLAIDNAEKQRALFEMIVQQSLTVREAEAKSRGVSTRPPKRVSKDPEIEGRENTLSEIFGTKVRIAKTASGGTIRIEYFSDEEFKNIFSKLSGKHEDGTGSM; this comes from the coding sequence ATGCCGCAGCCACACGGACTCGGGAGGGGGTTGTCTTCGCTTATTCCGCAAAATCAGAAGAAGTCGGAAGTATCAACTGGGGACAGTCCCCAGCCTGTTTCATCGGCAGCTACCGCTCAAAAGGCGAGTCCATTTGGTGTGAAGATGGCGCCGCTTCAGAAGCTGCCGCCTGTGCCTTCTGAAACAAGAGAGAAAAGTGTGAAATCGGCTGATCAAACTATCGCATCGGGCGCCTCCTCGGGTGTATCACAAAAACAGCAGGGTCTGTCCTCTCCAGTGTTTGATATTCCGGCGGTGCAGGTGGAAAATCCGAGCAGTCCTACGGAAATGTCATCAAGTTCTGTTGAAAATCCGCCGGTATCGACGGGAGAGGGGGTGGCACTGTCAGTGCCTATTGGGAACGTGATACCAAATCCGCATCAGCCACGCATACAATTCAGCGAAGAAAAGCTCATGGAGCTCGCGCAATCAATCAAAGAGCATGGCATTCTCCAGCCGCTCATTGTGACGCGCTCAGGGGGTAATTTTGAGCTTATAGCGGGGGAACGCCGATTGCAGGCGGCGCGAATTGTCGGTCTTTCGGAAGTGCCGGTTATTGTGCGCGAGGCGGAGAATCAGGAAAAATTTGAGCTGGCTATTATTGAGAACATTCAGAGACACGATCTCAATCCGATCGAGGAAGCAAGAGCGTATGATCGGCTCTCGAAAGAATTTCAATTGTCGCAAGAATCCATAGCGAAGAAAATGGGGAGAAGCCGGAGTGCTATTGCCAATACGATGCGGCTTTTGCAGCTGCCGGTCGATATACAGCGCGCCGTTGCTGATGATAAGATTTCCGAAGGGCACGCAAAGGCATTGCTTGCTATCGATAATGCTGAGAAGCAGCGCGCGCTTTTTGAGATGATCGTGCAGCAGAGTCTCACTGTGCGTGAAGCGGAAGCAAAGTCTCGAGGTGTTTCGACTCGACCTCCGAAGAGAGTATCGAAGGATCCGGAAATCGAAGGTCGGGAGAATACTTTGTCAGAAATATTTGGCACAAAAGTTCGCATCGCCAAGACAGCTTCCGGCGGAACAATTCGCATCGAGTATTTCTCCGATGAAGAGTTTAAAAATATCTTCTCGAAACTTTCCGGAAAACATGAAGACGGAACCGGCAGTATGTGA